CAATTAATGACCGTGTAATTACTACTGTTGGGCAAACCTTGGCGAACTGTGTCAACAAAGCTGCCTGTCCAATAGTCATTATACGCATCGCTTTGCTGGCCTGTACCGTGCACAAATGCGACTCCTTGCGCAGCAAAGACATTGTGGCTGATACCCGCTGCCAACATTAAAGCTGGCACTAGTGAGAGTGTTTTTATTTTCATGTGTGTTCCTGTTGATTGTAATCTTATCTATCAGGTTGGAGGAGTGACCTCCGACCAAAAACATAGACCAAACAGGTACGAAAGCAAGAAAATATTTACAATAATTTAACTTTTGGGCGTTTTTTAAGTACAAATTATTAGATTTTAGGAGAAAAAAGTGAGGACAAGACTCGAGTTGCTTTCCTCTCTACTCTCTCTAACTTGCTAACTTTCAATCTGATAGCTGACGGCTGAAAGCTGATAGCTCTTTTGTTCATCGCGCGAAATAAATTTCACGCCTACAGTGCTAGTAAAATATAAACTCATACATTGCACAATGCTAAATAGTGCCGCTGCACGAAAGTACTATATCCTGCCCTGTTTAAACTTCATACATTGTAAATTAAATGTTAAACAGGAGAATACACAATGAGACGCCTATTGACGATGATTACGCTATGCGCAGGTATGAGCACAACGGCTCTTGCAGCATGCAGAGATAATGTTGTACTTGTACATGGAAATACCGCCTCCCCTTCGAGTTGGAGTAACACAATTAATGAATTAAAGCGAAAAGGTTATGCCGACAGTGAAATTTTCACCCCAGATTGGGGATCTAAATCTTGCGCGAGCTGCAACGATCATAATGGCAGTGAAGAAACACCAGTGCGTAACGCCATTCTTACTGCAATCAACCAATCTTGCACAGGTAAGATTGATATTATCGGCCATTCAATGGGTGTAACACTCGCAGCGCAGCAAATTTATAAGTTAGCAATGGCATCAGATGTTGATACCTTTGTAGGTGTTGCAGGTGCCGCACGGGGCCTATTAAGTTGTGGTGTTTACCCATACAACGTGTGGAATAACACTTGTGGCTACTATGGCTTATCGGTTGGTAGCCCGTTATTAAACAGTATTTATGGTGAAGCATTAGGCGACAAAGTGTATTCAATAAAAAGCTACTCTGATCAAATCGTCTGCTCAACTGGCACTTGCTATGTGTACGGCATTCACAGCAGCCGATTATGGAATGAAAATGCCACCTACACCTACGTTCTCGGCCACTTTGGTTTGCAAACTGACACCTACGTTAAACAAGTGAGTTTGATTCAATAGCTGCTAACAGCATATTGTCAGTTCTGGGTTGATAAAGGGGTTAGGTAAAAGAAACACCAAACCCCTTTATGTTTTAATTAAACAAGATGCAAGTAGGTTCAGGAACATTTACTGTACTGTTGGTTCTATACTGAAGTAACCCTGTTGTTTGCTCAATCTTAAATACAGCCACAGTATTAGAATGCTGACCTGCCGCTAATAACCACTTTCCTTCAGGGTCCATATTAATATTACGAGGAAACGCACCACGAACATGTTCTGTTTCAAGTAGTCTTAAAGAGCCAGTTGACTCATCGCTTGCAAATACACTCACAGAATCATGACCGCGATTAGCTGAATACACATATTTACCTGTTGGATGTACCAGAATTTCTGAAGCTGAATTAAAGTCTTCCTGCTCTTTAATTGCTTTGCCTAACGTAGGCACTACAAACTCTCGTTTAGTTTGACCAGTTTGTGCATCATACGTAAAAGTAGAAATGCTTAAATCCAACTCGTTTAATAAATAAATGAACTGACCATTTTTAGAAAAACGCATATGCCTTGGACCGCCTCCTGCTATTGTATCCGCTTGTCCATGCCCGATTAATTCAGCTGCATTGTCTGCTACACGATAGATCATTACAGCATCCAACCCTAAGTCTGGAACAAAGGCAAATTTTGCATCAGGTGAAAAACCAACCCAATGAGGGTGAGGGCTATTTTGGCGATCTTTAACGACTTTTGAGCCACCAGTATGCTCTATTAACTGACTACGTTTGATAACTTTACCGTCAGCAGCAAGTGCAAATACCGCCACAGAGCCCCCGCCATACTGAGCTGTTAATAAAAAACGTCCAGAAGGGTGAACAGCGATGTGTGCCCCACTACCGTCACCAATTTCAACATGATTAAGCAAAGCAAGTTTTCCGTTAGTTAGCTTGCTATATGCAGCTACTACAGGCGTTTTGTCTATTGTCGCTGCTGCATATAATACATTCAGAGTTGGGTGATTGGCTAAGAAGCTCGGCTCTTTGATTTTTGCAACAAGAACTGGCTCAGATAACTTTCCTGTTTTTTTATCTAAAACCGAATGATAAATACCATCACCAGATACTGAGCCTGTACCAAAATAAACATCTTGCTTTGCATAACAAGATGAACCAAAAATAATAGACACGCTCATTAATAATTTGATGAGTGTTTTACAGCAGAACATATTTATTCCCTTTTCATAATTTTTTAAGCAACCAGCAAATATTAACAAACAGATGGGGCCAGGTCTTTCTATTTGACTTTACTCTAACTTCTTCGCGCGAAATAAATTTCACGCCTACATTACGGCATTTCGCTTTAACTATATGCAGCTACAATCTAAGTTAAAACTTATGGCTTAAAGCTTTTTTATTTTGAATCTGATAGCTGTCGGCTGAAAGCTCCTTTCCCCTAGAAACGCACTAACTCATCGTTAGTATCCATCAAACCTCATTCCACAGCCTATGCCTATGCACTCAACACGATTATCGAGTTCAATAAGCTCTAGGTTACCGCTTTTGCTAACATCTACTTTTTGTAGTGGATTATTAAAAAGGCTGATATCAACTAAATTTTCTTGTTCACGTAAATCAATATTTTTTAGTTTGTTATTCGACAAATAGAGCACTTGAAGCATGTTATTTGCAGTTAAGTCGATAGCGCTTAAGTGGTTATTATCGGCGTAAAGTGCAGTTAACTTTTTATTATGGCTTAAGTCTAAAGAGCTAAGTTGGTTGGCATCTAGGTTTAGCTCGCTGAGCATCTTGAACTTGCTTAAATCTAGGTTTTTTAACTGATTATTAGCAAGCTCAAGGTTACGGATACCACTCGGTAAATTCACTTTTTTGAGCTTATTGCCTGACAGGTAAAGTTGATACAGTTCAGGGTTAAAAAGCGTCAATTCGCCAGTCAGCTTATTGTCATTAAGATCAAGCCATGTAAGTTTACTGTTGTTGCTTACATCCACCTTTGAAAGCTTATTACCACTTAGCATTAAAGTCTTTAACTCTTCGTTCTTACTTACATCGATATTCGCAAGGCTGTTTTGGCTTAAATCAACAAAGAAAAGCTGGCTGTTGTGGCTTATGTCGATTTCGGTCAGTTGGTTTGGCATTTTCTTATCGGTAGGTCTGCTTGTAATGCCACCAATTTCACCAACTATGAAGCTATCCCCTTCATTACTGAGGACTAGTTTTATTAAATTACTAAAATGCTCAAGCCCTTTGGCTGAAGTAATACCGCGATCTTTGCAATGTATTTTTGTCACCTCACCCACCGTTTCATAGCCACTTTCTTGTAAACACGCTAAGAAATTAGCATCAGCAACCACACTCTCTATTGGTGTATCGCCATTAGCCGAAGCACCAGCAACCCCAAAATTTAACACAAGCAAACAGGCCAAAGCCATGTTAATGCGCGCAAAGTTCCCTTTTAACATTCTTTCACCTTCAATTTTCAACAACAAAATCAGATGGTTAAGTAAGAGCTCTCACCATCTAAAATCAAAGAATACATAATACAGGTTATTTGACGATTGTACCCGAAAAGGTTACAAAGGTTGATTGCTTATTAAAAAGTAGGGAGCTTAAAAGTTAGTATTCTGATGGAAAGCAAAGCCCACTAATGTGGGCTTGCAAGTTGAACAACTACTTCAGTACATACTCCACTTTGTGAAGCTGGCCAGTAAAAGCAAAAGGAGCTTTATCATAGTAGCTTCGTGAAACAGTGGAACCGAGATCTTTTCCGATATCAAGCGTTTCTGTCGCTGAGTAACGAACAGGTGGTACTTTATCTATCTTACCGGTAGCAATCTTCTTACCGTTAACTAAAAGAGTCGCTTGTCCACCATTCGGAGCTTCACCTTGTTGAATATAATCAAGTGTCAAAGTGACCTCACCCGCAGGTAATGGCTCCTTAGATTTTAAGTAATAGTGATCCTCGTTGAAGAAATTCATTACATAGACAGGTTTATTATCTTCAATGTATAGACTATAACCAGCACTACCACCGCCTACAGCTACTAATACACCCTCTGCACCATCTTTAGGCATATTAAACGTTGCAGTAATTGTGTGAGAGCGACCATATACAGGAGGTGCACTACCCTCTGGCACGCGACTAGTACCTGGTAGATAAGTGAATTTTGATTTCCCTTTGGTCACACTTGGACGTTCAGGGTTCGATGCACGCTCAACAAAACGATCATCAAGTGGATAGACGTTATATTTTTCTGCTTCTTGATCGAAAATAGAGATTAACTTATTAAGTCTATCTGGGTATTTATTCGATAAATCTACCGCCTCAGAAAAGTCTTCTTCAATATTATAAAGCTCCCACTTATCGTTACCAAAGCCAGCTGAGCCACTTAAGTCCCATGGCACACCGTGGAAAGAGGCAGCAACCCAACCATCATGATAAATTGCACGGTGACCACCAGTCTCAAAGTACTGAGTCTTACGCTTACCTTCAGCATTTTTATCATTTAGTGAATACAACATACTTATACCGGCAATTGGAGTCTGCTCTACTCCATTCACTATTTTTGGCTCAGGTATATGTGCTGCATCTAAAATCGTTGGCACGATATCAATTACATGATGAAATTGCGATCGTAAGCCACCATGCTCTTTAATATAGTTAGGCCATGAAATAACAAGCCCATTTCGCGTACCACCGAAGTGTGAAGGTACTCGTTTCATCCATTGGAATGGTGAAGAGCCAGCCCACGCCCAACCAACCGGAAAGTGATTTTCGTGAAGAGGCCCACCGAGTTCATCAATTTTTTCAAGCTGCCCTTCAACAGTGTCAGCAATACCATTCTGAGTCATCATATTGTTAAGCGTACCAGTAGCACTACCTTCAGCACTTGGGCCATTATCACCAGCAATAAATATAATCATGGTATTATCTGCATCGGGTAATTGTGAGATAGCATCAAGCAACCGGCCTACGTGATAATCGGTATGTGCAGCAAAACCCGCAAATACTTCTTGGTGTCGACTGAATAGCTTCTTCTCGTTGGCAGACAGAGAATCCCACGACTTAATTTCTTTAGGTCGTTTTGTCAGCTTGGTATTCTGTGGTACTACACCAAGCGATTTTTGTCGTGCAAGTGTCTCTTCACGGACTTTATCCCAGCCCTGATCAAACTTACCTTTAAATTTATCATTCCACTCCTGCGGCGCATGCAAAGGAGCGTGTGTTGCACCCGTTGCAAAGTACATAAAGAATGGTTTATCACTATCGATAGACTCTTGTTGGCCTATCCATTTTATAGCATCATCAACAAGATCTTCCGTTAAGTGATACCCTTCTTCCGGTTTTTTAGGTGGCTCAACAGGGGTGGTATTTCTAAATAATTGAGGCTCCCATTGACTTGTTTCGCCGCCTTGAAAACCATAAAAATACTCAAACCCAGTCCTGTAGGCCAATGATCAAATGGTCCTATAGGGCTTGTCTCCCAATCAGGAGTATTGTGCCATTTACCCCATGCAGCCGTGTTGTAGCCATTACTTTTTAATATCTCAGCAACGGTCGCTGTTTCATCGGGCCAAACACTGTGGTAACCAGGGTAACCTGTTGAAAGCTCGGTAATCGTGCCTGAAGCAACCTGATGATGGTTTCTACCTGTCAGTAAAGCGGCACGAGTTGGTGAGCAAATCGCGGTAGTGTGAAAACGATTGAACTTTAAACCTTGATTAGCTAATTCATCGATTGAAGGGGTCGGTATTGGCCCCCCAAAGGTGCTGGGGTGGCCGAAGCCAAAGTCGTCAAGTAAAATCACTACGACATTAGGTGCGCCTTTTGGTGCCTGAATTGGCTGCGGATAATCCTGTTTTGAAGTTTCAAATGTTTTGCCTATTTTTCCTTCAAACTTCCCATTACTTATAGGTATCACTGTTCTATCTATTTCGCTAGCATATGCTTGTGGCAGTCCCGAAAGCAGTAATACTGAAATAATAGCTCCCACTCGACTTAAACGATTCATTCCTTTCTCCTTGAAATATCTGAGCTCGATACAGTTTCTAGTATAGATACTTTTTTTCTTTTTTTGCGAGTGTTTTTTAAACAAAGTAAAAAATGCTGTAATTTGTTTTTAAATCGCATTTTTATATAGCTTTATGCATTGAAACCATTAGTTAAAAAAACTGAATAATATCCATGTATCATTTTCAAACCCCAAATATTTTGCCTCTGAATTATTGTTGTTATTGAAGATATTACTGCTAACAAACTATTTCGATATTTAGGATATTAATAAGCTCAGCTGAAGATTTAAAAGCTGGTAGCATATTTACTCAAGGGCCTAACAAAAGAACAGCGTCGAAGTGGCTTGGAGTGTCAAAATAATCATCAAAAAGTCTGAAGTTACGAATATTAAAAGTGAAGTAAGAACGCTATTAATCGTGTATCACGCAAGGTTTCTCTTATCTGTATGGTAGATACTTTCTGCGAAAAGGCGAGCCATCGCTTCGCCATCTATATTTAGTGAATATTTAACCTAAATTGTGTTTGTATGAACTTGATAACAGAAAGATAACATCTCCATATATTCGCCAACAAAAAAGCCGTTGCATTGCAGCAACGGCTTTTTTGTATTTGAATTAAGTTAAAACTAATTTCAGACTTGTCCGTTTTGATTATCGTTTACTCGCTAGACAATACGGCGCTAAGGCAAATGCATACTTTGAAATGGTTAAAATAGTATTAACTTATTTGTCGAATCTATAAGTTAATCCTAAAAAGAAACTACGCCCACTTTTTGTTGTATTGTATGCACGATCATTTGAGTCACTATAGAGCTCTTGCCTTTCATCAGTAAGGTTTAAACCTTCGAAAGTAAAGTCAAGTTGCTCTGAAAGCTTATACCTAGCTGAAAAATCAATATAATTTGTGGAATGATAGCCTGACTCATCTTGGTCTGTATTCCCAGCTTCCAAAGAAAGTATATAGTTACTTCTGTAAGCTGAAGAAATTCTCGCGTCCCAATCATCTGTTTCATAATATAAGGTTAGGTTATAAGTTTGTTTTGATAGGCCTGCAAAAGGTTTTAGCTGATTCTTTCCTGATCCTTGTACATCACGGTAAAGAGTCTCACCGTCTGCCCATGTAAAGTTAGCGTTTATACCAAAATTACTAAATGGTGAAGGTAAGAAATCAAAGTCTTTAATTAACGAAACTTCAAAGCCTTTTATAATAGATGAGTCAGAGTTAACTGGTTTTGAGACAATAAACAAGTCATCAATAGAGTCCCCACTTTGTAATAATGAAGCTGGTAGTCCTAGTTCACTGTATTTAATCAACTCGGCTTGCTCAATAACAAAGTTATTAATATTCTTATAAAACAATGAAAATGAGAAAAGACCTTGGTTTTTAAAATACCATTCGTAGGATGAGTCAATATTCATTGACTCAAATGGTTTTAGTTCAGGGTTTCCAATTGAAACATTCCCTACTTCACCTTCCGCCCTTGATGCTTGAGAAACACTCGCAGAATAAGACAAATCGGATAGCGAAGGCCGTGTAATATTTTTACTTGTTCCAAAGCGAAACAACATATCATCCGCAAAGTCCCAAACTAAGTTAAAGCTAGGTAGCCATTTTGAGTAACTTTTATCGCGTTGAGTCAGGTATCCTTTTGACAACCCGATAGATCTTAAATCTGTTTGAAACCAACGTAGACCTATTTGGTAGTTTATTGGATAAATACAAGTGTCATTTTCAGATTTTAATAGAGCATAAAAAGCATTTGTTTTCTCTTCCAAGTTAAAGTTTGTTGAGGGTATAACAAATTCAGAGCTTAACGTAAGAGACTCTAAGCCATAATAAGATTGAACTTCGCTAATGTCGGCTTCCACCCATTCCGAATCTGGGTGTTGACTAAACAGCTTCGAATTATTATTTGAGATTAATAAACCACCTGCGTTTTCTTTTATTTCAACAGAAGGGTAATAAGAAAAGACGCGATCATGCCCTGAGTTTTTTAAAGTACTGTGGGTTAAGCCTAGCTGCAGTTCAGTTTCTTGACTCAAGTCGTAAATAAGTTCTAATTTAGAATTAAATACATTTGTTTCAACATAGTTTTCTTGGAAATAGAGATCTTTTACTTTAAATTTAGATGGATTAGTTGTATCAAAGTGGGGTGAATAACTATTGCCATAAAAAGCATCTTGCCTAAAGTCAGTAATGATTTTAAGATCATCCGCAATAATATTTACTTTATTTAATTTTGGTTGCTGGTAGTCAGAATCATTTGCACCTATGACAAAATTTAAGCTCAGATCATTCTTTAAAACGTAGTGAGTATCAATAGAAAATTGCTTGAATACTGATTCATTAAAGTCTTTACGGCTTTCTACTCTCCACGATGCATCTGGATATTCAGCATAAATAACTTCATTCGCAGTATTTCTTTCTTCCCAAATTACGTTTAATACCCGTTTATTATTTTTAACCGCTAGGTGATGCTCATCTAAATCGTTTTTAAGCGAGTTATACAGTAGGTTTATTACCGTTTCTAATTTACTATTAGGCTTAAATTGAAGTGCAACATCAACCCCCAACCTTTTTTGATTATTATTCCATAAGGAATATCGATGCCCTCTTGGGTACCATAGCCCTAAGTTATCCAGATGCTCTTGCTGTTGAGCTAACTCACCAACATACTGTTTTTTTTCTTGCCTCCAACGGGTAGTGTTTGTTCCATACTCTGTAGCACTTCGTTCTGAGTAAGTAGTTAAAAGTAGTGCTCCCCAATTACCCCATAATCCTGAATACATCATAGAAACTCGAGGATCTGATTGCTGGTTAATTGAGTTAAAACCGTGTTTATATGAAATAACACTCTCTGATTTTTTAAAATCAAAAGGCAAAGGAGTTTTTAATGCAACATTCCCACCAATTCCCCCCTCAGCCATGGAAGCTTCATAAGATTTTTTTACATCAACTTGGCTAAACAATTCGGCTGAAAACAAGTTAAAGTCAAACGCTCTACTGCGTGATACGGCACCTCTAGCATCCATTGGAGATGAAGTCATTCCTAGAGCCTCAATACCATTTATGGTTACTTTTGTGAAATCAGGACCTAAGCCTCTAAGAGAAATTTGCCTCCCCTCGCCAGCCTCTCGTGTAATAGTAACTCCTGATACTCGTTGTAAAGAATCAGCTAAATTTAAGTCTGGAAAATCGGCAATATCTTCTGCCAATATTGTATCCTGAGTAATCATTGCTAATCTCTTTAACTCGCTAGCCTTTCTAAGAGAATCACGAAAACCCATAACAACGATTTCTTCCGAGACAGGCAAACTTTGAAGTGATAAATTTTTTTTTAACACAGGCCTCGAAGAGGTAAGAGGCTCAACTTGTTTTGGGCAAGTTGACAACACCCAACCCGAATTGATTTCTCGTGCACAAAGTGGTGTTTCTGCAAGCAACTTAGAAATTAACTGTTGAGCAGTAAAAAGCCCCTCAATAGGTGACGATTTATAGTCTTTAATAAGCTTAGGATCATATAAAATTGTCTGTTCAACAGTGCGAGAAAACAAATTTAAAGCTTGCTCTAAAGATTGTTGCTCGAAAATAACGTCAAACTGGATTTGTTGAGCCGCAATT
The nucleotide sequence above comes from Pseudoalteromonas shioyasakiensis. Encoded proteins:
- a CDS encoding lactonase family protein: MFCCKTLIKLLMSVSIIFGSSCYAKQDVYFGTGSVSGDGIYHSVLDKKTGKLSEPVLVAKIKEPSFLANHPTLNVLYAAATIDKTPVVAAYSKLTNGKLALLNHVEIGDGSGAHIAVHPSGRFLLTAQYGGGSVAVFALAADGKVIKRSQLIEHTGGSKVVKDRQNSPHPHWVGFSPDAKFAFVPDLGLDAVMIYRVADNAAELIGHGQADTIAGGGPRHMRFSKNGQFIYLLNELDLSISTFTYDAQTGQTKREFVVPTLGKAIKEQEDFNSASEILVHPTGKYVYSANRGHDSVSVFASDESTGSLRLLETEHVRGAFPRNINMDPEGKWLLAAGQHSNTVAVFKIEQTTGLLQYRTNSTVNVPEPTCILFN
- a CDS encoding alpha/beta fold hydrolase, which gives rise to MRRLLTMITLCAGMSTTALAACRDNVVLVHGNTASPSSWSNTINELKRKGYADSEIFTPDWGSKSCASCNDHNGSEETPVRNAILTAINQSCTGKIDIIGHSMGVTLAAQQIYKLAMASDVDTFVGVAGAARGLLSCGVYPYNVWNNTCGYYGLSVGSPLLNSIYGEALGDKVYSIKSYSDQIVCSTGTCYVYGIHSSRLWNENATYTYVLGHFGLQTDTYVKQVSLIQ
- a CDS encoding TonB-dependent receptor, producing the protein MLKKHRILGLLLLSNGAIAAQQIQFDVIFEQQSLEQALNLFSRTVEQTILYDPKLIKDYKSSPIEGLFTAQQLISKLLAETPLCAREINSGWVLSTCPKQVEPLTSSRPVLKKNLSLQSLPVSEEIVVMGFRDSLRKASELKRLAMITQDTILAEDIADFPDLNLADSLQRVSGVTITREAGEGRQISLRGLGPDFTKVTINGIEALGMTSSPMDARGAVSRSRAFDFNLFSAELFSQVDVKKSYEASMAEGGIGGNVALKTPLPFDFKKSESVISYKHGFNSINQQSDPRVSMMYSGLWGNWGALLLTTYSERSATEYGTNTTRWRQEKKQYVGELAQQQEHLDNLGLWYPRGHRYSLWNNNQKRLGVDVALQFKPNSKLETVINLLYNSLKNDLDEHHLAVKNNKRVLNVIWEERNTANEVIYAEYPDASWRVESRKDFNESVFKQFSIDTHYVLKNDLSLNFVIGANDSDYQQPKLNKVNIIADDLKIITDFRQDAFYGNSYSPHFDTTNPSKFKVKDLYFQENYVETNVFNSKLELIYDLSQETELQLGLTHSTLKNSGHDRVFSYYPSVEIKENAGGLLISNNNSKLFSQHPDSEWVEADISEVQSYYGLESLTLSSEFVIPSTNFNLEEKTNAFYALLKSENDTCIYPINYQIGLRWFQTDLRSIGLSKGYLTQRDKSYSKWLPSFNLVWDFADDMLFRFGTSKNITRPSLSDLSYSASVSQASRAEGEVGNVSIGNPELKPFESMNIDSSYEWYFKNQGLFSFSLFYKNINNFVIEQAELIKYSELGLPASLLQSGDSIDDLFIVSKPVNSDSSIIKGFEVSLIKDFDFLPSPFSNFGINANFTWADGETLYRDVQGSGKNQLKPFAGLSKQTYNLTLYYETDDWDARISSAYRSNYILSLEAGNTDQDESGYHSTNYIDFSARYKLSEQLDFTFEGLNLTDERQELYSDSNDRAYNTTKSGRSFFLGLTYRFDK